The genome window CTAACGAAAGAGGCTTCTCGACGTTGCGTCCGCAAGCGCTTGTGCGCGACGCGGTTGGCACGAGGTTCGAGTGAGCCTTAGCGAACGTCTTGCGAACCGAAGTGACAAAGCAATGTGGCTTTAGCCCGGAGTGAGCGCGAGCGGGAACCGTGAGTCGCGAACGCAGTGAGAAGCCGAAGTTAGTTGCTGTAGCCCGTTATCAAAATATTAATAGTTTAATATTATCTAAAACTTCTTTCAAAGAAGGTTTACTTACGGACTCTATATGCTCTACTTCTCGAATAGTCCAATCCAAATTCTTTATTTGATCGGAAAGAATTACGCCGTTTAGCTTTTTAGATTTAATAACCACTTCGAAAGGATATCCTTTTACTTTACTTGTAATTGGACAAAATATGGCCAAACCAGTTTTTGAATTATATTCTTTCGGCGATAACACAAGCGCTGGTCTTCGACCCATTTGTTCATGGCCAGCTTGCGGAGTAAAATTTAGCCAGACAATATCTCCTTTTTCAGGAATATACTTACTACTCTTTACCAAGCTTCATTACCTACTGAGCTGCCTGTTGATATTTCAGAATGAAGATTTTGTTTAGTAATTTTTGAAAGCTTTTCTTCAAGAGATGCCTTTCGCATCGGATAAATAACTATTTTATCGCCTTCATATTGCAAT of Leptospira stimsonii contains these proteins:
- the mazF gene encoding endoribonuclease MazF, whose translation is MVKSSKYIPEKGDIVWLNFTPQAGHEQMGRRPALVLSPKEYNSKTGLAIFCPITSKVKGYPFEVVIKSKKLNGVILSDQIKNLDWTIREVEHIESVSKPSLKEVLDNIKLLIF
- a CDS encoding AbrB/MazE/SpoVT family DNA-binding domain-containing protein, whose protein sequence is MESIVQKWGNSLGIRIPKAMATELEINDGSHVELQYEGDKIVIYPMRKASLEEKLSKITKQNLHSEISTGSSVGNEAW